In a genomic window of Candidatus Saccharimonadales bacterium:
- the secG gene encoding preprotein translocase subunit SecG, which yields MNIDSILQVVTIGSAILMLLAILLQQRGASLGAGFGSSGELYTTRRGLDKNLFEATIVMSVVFVLSILVGLLLPAFKL from the coding sequence ATGAATATTGATAGCATTTTACAAGTTGTGACCATCGGATCGGCTATTTTAATGCTGCTTGCTATTTTATTACAGCAACGTGGCGCAAGCTTAGGTGCTGGATTTGGTAGTTCGGGCGAACTTTATACAACACGACGCGGTCTTGATAAGAACTTATTCGAAGCAACTATCGTTATGTCGGTTGTTTTTGTCCTTTCAATTTTGGTTGGACTTCTACTACCAGCCTTTAAGCTATAG
- a CDS encoding phage holin family protein, whose amino-acid sequence MKRQFFVFIVRWILNSIGLWIAVRIFGTGYSDADLTANAWVFLGAGLIFSVINSILRPIVIILSLPAILLTLGLFTIVVNGLMVYVSIKLAPGLNMMFWNSVLTGIVLSLVNYIVSSALDLQYAHQQEKR is encoded by the coding sequence ATGAAACGACAATTTTTTGTATTTATCGTCCGATGGATATTGAATTCAATTGGATTATGGATTGCTGTCCGTATTTTCGGTACTGGGTACAGTGATGCGGATTTGACCGCTAACGCCTGGGTATTTTTGGGCGCTGGACTTATCTTCTCCGTTATTAACAGTATTCTTCGGCCGATTGTCATCATCTTATCGTTACCTGCAATTCTTTTGACACTCGGACTTTTTACTATTGTCGTCAATGGCCTTATGGTGTACGTTTCTATCAAACTTGCCCCTGGTCTGAATATGATGTTCTGGAACTCGGTTCTTACGGGAATAGTCCTTAGTCTGGTAAACTATATAGTAAGCAGCGCATTAGATTTACAGTACGCGCATCAGCAGGAGAAAAGATAA
- a CDS encoding Xaa-Pro aminopeptidase, whose amino-acid sequence MTTDFFKANRDSIASQLKGGLIVASAYAGMQRGNDTAFKFEQEANFWWLTGIEVPDWWVIIDGTRGKSWLVAPSLSDSRVIFDGSLSVEDAIKASGVDAVISRDDALMMLRTLAKKHSVVHTIGEQPYAEYLDFTLNPAAKKLHELLERTFNSVSDCRKELASLRAIKQPEEIAAMKQAINLTISAFENVRNNLDQFTYEYEVEAEFSYVFKKQGAAGHAYDPIVAFGSNACTLHYIDNNSRLKKRSLLLLDIGARMSGYAADITRTYALGEPTKRQMAVHQAVQAAQQKIIRLIKPDLLVEEYQQKVDAIMTDALLSLALMKSRDDEKNYRKYFPHAVSHGLGIDVHDSLGQPKYLRPGMVLTVEPGIYIPEEGIGVRIEDDILVTGKGHTNLTARLSTDL is encoded by the coding sequence ATGACGACTGATTTTTTCAAGGCTAACCGAGATTCGATAGCGAGTCAATTAAAAGGCGGATTGATTGTCGCCTCGGCATATGCGGGTATGCAACGTGGCAATGATACGGCATTCAAATTCGAGCAAGAGGCGAACTTTTGGTGGCTTACGGGTATTGAAGTTCCTGACTGGTGGGTGATAATTGATGGAACTAGAGGCAAAAGTTGGCTTGTCGCCCCGTCTTTGAGTGACAGCAGGGTAATTTTTGATGGAAGCCTGTCGGTCGAAGATGCCATTAAGGCGAGCGGGGTTGACGCAGTCATTTCCCGTGATGACGCGCTCATGATGTTGCGTACGCTTGCTAAAAAACACAGTGTCGTTCATACGATAGGAGAGCAGCCGTATGCGGAATATTTGGATTTCACGCTTAATCCCGCTGCTAAAAAACTGCATGAACTGTTAGAGCGGACATTTAATTCGGTATCTGACTGTCGTAAAGAGCTTGCGAGCCTACGCGCGATCAAACAGCCAGAAGAAATCGCGGCCATGAAGCAGGCTATTAATCTGACTATCAGCGCGTTCGAAAACGTCAGGAATAATTTGGATCAATTCACGTACGAATATGAGGTAGAAGCTGAATTTAGCTACGTATTCAAAAAACAAGGTGCCGCTGGGCATGCGTACGATCCAATAGTTGCGTTTGGCAGCAATGCCTGCACGCTTCATTATATTGATAATAATTCCAGGCTTAAAAAACGTAGTCTGTTACTGCTGGATATAGGAGCAAGGATGTCAGGGTATGCGGCTGATATTACCCGTACCTATGCACTTGGCGAACCAACAAAACGGCAGATGGCAGTACACCAAGCTGTTCAAGCGGCTCAGCAAAAGATCATTCGACTTATTAAGCCGGACCTTTTAGTTGAAGAGTACCAACAAAAAGTTGACGCTATTATGACGGATGCTTTACTTAGTTTAGCGCTCATGAAAAGTCGCGACGACGAAAAGAATTACCGGAAATACTTTCCTCATGCCGTGAGCCATGGTCTGGGAATTGACGTACACGACAGTCTAGGGCAGCCAAAATACCTTCGTCCAGGTATGGTACTCACGGTAGAACCAGGCATTTATATTCCCGAAGAAGGAATTGGCGTGCGGATCGAGGACGATATTTTGGTTACAGGCAAAGGCCATACTAATTTAACTGCCCGACTCTCGACAGATCTTTAA
- a CDS encoding prepilin-type N-terminal cleavage/methylation domain-containing protein, protein MHKNKGFTLVEIIVIISVIAILVTVVIVSVGNWRKSTAETEVKSDLRSLSGAMEAARNFNNGYPTSIPSTFTSSDNVTVTYDSGNSANYCVDAVSTADSTVKYHIDTAATGREPQAGIC, encoded by the coding sequence ATGCATAAAAACAAAGGTTTTACACTTGTCGAGATCATCGTCATTATTTCGGTGATCGCGATACTCGTCACCGTTGTGATTGTTTCCGTAGGGAACTGGCGTAAATCGACAGCTGAAACTGAAGTAAAAAGTGATCTTAGGAGTTTATCTGGCGCTATGGAAGCGGCGCGTAATTTTAATAACGGCTATCCAACGAGTATCCCGTCAACTTTTACGTCCAGCGACAATGTGACCGTAACGTATGATTCGGGGAATTCGGCAAATTATTGCGTAGATGCGGTAAGTACTGCTGACAGTACGGTAAAGTATCATATAGATACGGCTGCAACGGGAAGAGAACCTCAAGCAGGCATCTGTTAG
- a CDS encoding excinuclease ABC subunit UvrC gives MNAKLESKLKTLPRSPGVYFHKSADGEIIYVGKAAVLKNRVKQYFQNTRDMDVKTRALVAEIHDTDWTETESEIDALFLESEMVKRYMPRYNILLRDDKSQTFVRIDMKSEWPHVEFTRNPADDGAEYFGPYYNGYAVKKALRYLRKVFPYYTKVPNENTRPDLDVHIGLSPHPNVPSSEYKESLRRLIRYFQGGRKALVSELEKEMHIAAKLHDFENAAILRNKINNLRELQRRIMFGDKEFLNISKDKALSDLRDLLGLKKTPARIEGYDISHMGGTNVVASMVVFSNGVSDRANYRKFKTRIEQNDDYYNMYETLLRRTSEKNIKAWGTPDLILIDGGKGQLDAALRALEERQLNIPTISIAKREEEVIVHGSRSNIDNKKLSELMKEPIPGVTVMPSGEYYIVNLHAGQLNASSHSKNLRGAPLYSTYNDVTKLFQRIRDESHRFAVSYHTVLKRQKQTASSLEEIPGIGPATRKKLIRTFGSLRAVQSATPEQLSEAIGSAKAKLLSKYLPSS, from the coding sequence ATGAATGCGAAGCTCGAATCTAAGCTGAAAACTCTCCCGCGAAGCCCGGGTGTTTATTTTCATAAATCGGCAGACGGCGAGATCATTTATGTTGGCAAGGCGGCTGTTTTAAAGAATCGGGTGAAACAGTATTTTCAAAATACTCGTGATATGGATGTGAAAACTCGCGCGCTGGTAGCTGAAATTCATGATACCGATTGGACTGAGACGGAAAGCGAAATCGACGCGTTATTTCTTGAAAGCGAAATGGTCAAGCGCTATATGCCCCGCTATAACATTTTGCTTCGCGACGATAAATCTCAAACGTTTGTGCGGATTGATATGAAAAGCGAATGGCCGCATGTTGAATTTACCCGCAACCCAGCTGACGATGGCGCAGAATATTTCGGTCCGTATTATAACGGCTACGCAGTCAAAAAAGCGCTTCGCTATCTTCGTAAAGTTTTCCCGTACTACACGAAAGTACCAAACGAAAATACCCGGCCTGACCTTGACGTGCACATTGGGCTTAGCCCTCATCCTAATGTACCGAGCAGTGAATATAAAGAATCCCTCCGCCGTCTAATACGTTATTTTCAAGGTGGACGAAAAGCGCTTGTAAGCGAACTTGAAAAAGAAATGCATATCGCGGCCAAATTACATGATTTTGAAAACGCGGCTATCCTCCGCAATAAAATAAATAATCTGCGTGAATTGCAGCGTCGTATTATGTTTGGCGACAAAGAATTCTTAAATATCAGCAAGGATAAAGCGCTTTCGGATCTACGTGATCTTTTGGGCCTCAAAAAAACGCCCGCTCGCATAGAAGGATACGATATTTCACACATGGGTGGCACGAACGTCGTTGCCAGTATGGTGGTATTTTCTAACGGGGTCAGCGACCGTGCGAATTATCGCAAATTTAAAACGCGTATCGAACAAAACGATGATTACTATAATATGTACGAAACGCTGCTAAGGCGAACCAGTGAAAAGAATATAAAAGCATGGGGTACGCCAGATCTCATTTTAATCGACGGCGGAAAGGGCCAGCTTGATGCCGCACTTCGAGCACTCGAGGAACGACAGCTGAATATTCCTACGATCAGCATAGCCAAACGGGAAGAGGAAGTGATAGTTCACGGAAGCCGCTCCAACATTGATAACAAGAAGCTCTCTGAACTAATGAAAGAACCTATTCCGGGAGTTACGGTCATGCCGTCTGGCGAATATTATATCGTGAACCTTCATGCCGGGCAGTTGAATGCCTCGTCGCATTCTAAAAACCTGCGCGGCGCACCGTTATATTCTACGTATAATGATGTAACGAAATTATTCCAACGCATTCGCGACGAGTCCCATCGCTTTGCCGTTAGTTACCACACGGTATTAAAAAGGCAAAAACAAACGGCGAGTAGCCTAGAAGAAATTCCTGGTATTGGACCGGCGACACGTAAAAAGCTTATTCGTACATTCGGAAGCTTGCGGGCGGTTCAAAGTGCAACCCCCGAACAGTTATCCGAAGCAATAGGTTCGGCCAAGGCGAAACTGCTTTCGAAGTATTTGCCATCCTCATAA
- a CDS encoding ABC transporter ATP-binding protein, protein MDTIIETKGLTKRYADKAALDNLDITVHKGEVLGYLGPNGAGKTTTIRLLLGLIKPSAGLATIGGQSVWHNPAELHKDIAYVPGETSYWPNMTGKETLHFLANLHGVIDHEYQEELITKFDFDPNKKVRAYSKGNRQKIALIAALATRAELLIFDEPTSGLDPVMAKVFRDEVRTAKANGQTVFLSSHMLEEVEELCDRVAVLRDGRLVELGTLEELRHLSALTVEATFSSTPPDVTKIKNVTNVEVHDKYLRCNVHGAIDELLQVLAKAKPVTLLSRKPSLEELFLALYDGEEHGN, encoded by the coding sequence ATGGACACTATTATTGAAACTAAAGGTCTGACAAAACGCTACGCTGACAAAGCCGCACTCGACAATCTAGATATTACCGTCCATAAAGGCGAAGTCCTAGGGTATCTTGGCCCAAATGGCGCTGGTAAAACAACGACGATTCGCTTGCTTCTTGGGCTTATCAAGCCATCCGCAGGCCTGGCAACAATCGGTGGTCAGAGTGTGTGGCATAATCCGGCAGAGCTGCATAAAGATATCGCCTATGTACCTGGTGAAACAAGCTACTGGCCAAATATGACAGGTAAAGAGACTCTTCATTTCCTTGCTAATCTTCATGGCGTCATCGATCACGAATACCAGGAAGAACTCATTACAAAGTTCGATTTCGATCCAAATAAAAAAGTGCGCGCCTACTCAAAAGGAAACCGTCAAAAGATTGCACTTATCGCCGCCCTAGCGACACGCGCAGAACTGCTAATTTTCGACGAACCGACCAGTGGCCTCGACCCGGTCATGGCAAAAGTATTCCGCGATGAAGTGCGGACAGCCAAGGCAAACGGGCAAACGGTCTTTTTGTCATCGCACATGCTCGAAGAAGTCGAAGAACTATGCGACCGCGTGGCCGTCCTCCGTGATGGTAGGTTGGTCGAACTAGGAACACTCGAGGAGCTACGCCATCTTTCGGCTTTAACCGTTGAAGCAACATTCTCTAGTACTCCTCCAGATGTGACAAAAATTAAAAATGTCACCAACGTGGAAGTCCATGATAAATATTTACGCTGTAACGTGCATGGGGCAATCGACGAGTTGTTGCAGGTTCTCGCAAAAGCAAAACCCGTTACCTTACTCAGTCGCAAACCTTCCCTAGAAGAACTTTTTTTAGCGCTATATGATGGTGAAGAGCATGGGAACTAA
- a CDS encoding DUF5668 domain-containing protein, producing MKSQITRFTAGLGIIVIGVVLLLANLDVAGFDEIARNGWPAIIIGVGILMFINDTKNYLWALLISGVGVALQLRELDIVTVNIFQLFWPAVIVIIGLSIIFNRAGSAKRVSKEKSDDVSAILGGIDHRNNSENYLGGQATAIMGGIKIDLRGVKIKEQATLNVFAFWGGVELIVPSDIVVKTKASCILGGIENKTNPETSKGAPVLYVTGDVIMAGVEIKN from the coding sequence ATGAAATCACAAATTACACGTTTTACCGCAGGGCTTGGAATTATTGTAATAGGAGTCGTTCTTTTACTTGCTAATTTGGACGTAGCGGGCTTTGATGAAATTGCTAGAAATGGATGGCCGGCAATTATTATAGGCGTGGGCATTTTAATGTTTATTAATGACACTAAGAATTATTTATGGGCGCTACTAATAAGTGGTGTTGGCGTCGCATTACAGCTGCGTGAACTTGATATCGTAACGGTTAATATATTTCAGTTATTTTGGCCAGCGGTCATTGTAATCATTGGACTTTCCATTATCTTTAACCGGGCGGGCTCGGCGAAGCGTGTAAGTAAAGAAAAAAGTGATGATGTCTCGGCTATCCTGGGTGGAATTGATCACAGGAATAACTCTGAAAATTACTTAGGTGGTCAAGCGACGGCAATTATGGGCGGTATTAAAATTGATCTTCGAGGGGTTAAAATCAAAGAACAGGCAACATTGAACGTGTTTGCATTCTGGGGCGGAGTCGAACTCATCGTGCCGTCAGATATCGTCGTTAAAACAAAAGCTTCGTGTATACTTGGAGGCATCGAGAACAAAACCAACCCCGAAACTTCAAAAGGAGCACCTGTTTTGTATGTGACAGGCGATGTCATTATGGCAGGTGTCGAAATCAAGAACTAA
- a CDS encoding rhodanese-related sulfurtransferase, with protein MQKILLYYKFTPIADPVTLKLWQKTLAGSLNLKGRILISKHGLNGTVGGDIDDLKAYIKATKEFPGFKGTTFKWSEGGREDFPRMSVKVRDEIVAFDAADELKVDEHGVVGGGKHLKPKEVNRLVEERGDDVVFFDGRNAHEAAIGKFKNAVVPDTRTSRDFIRELESGKYDDLKDKPIVTYCTGGIRCEILSSLMKNRGFEEVYQIDGGIVKYGEAYADDGLWEGSLRVFDDRMKVEFSDHAKTIGVCSHCEGSTSNYENCAWANCNDLVLICENCKQNPDLLFHTEQCRQNAKLGATASA; from the coding sequence ATGCAAAAGATTTTGCTCTATTATAAATTTACGCCAATTGCCGATCCGGTTACTTTAAAGTTGTGGCAAAAGACTTTGGCAGGTAGCTTAAACCTTAAGGGACGCATTCTCATTTCTAAACATGGGCTTAATGGTACGGTTGGTGGCGACATTGATGATCTTAAGGCGTACATCAAAGCGACCAAAGAATTTCCCGGTTTTAAAGGGACAACCTTTAAATGGAGTGAAGGTGGTCGTGAAGATTTTCCTCGTATGAGCGTAAAAGTGCGCGACGAGATCGTCGCATTCGATGCGGCAGATGAACTAAAAGTCGATGAACATGGCGTTGTCGGCGGCGGCAAGCATTTAAAGCCCAAAGAAGTAAACAGGCTTGTTGAAGAACGTGGTGATGATGTCGTCTTTTTTGACGGACGGAACGCTCACGAAGCAGCGATCGGCAAATTTAAAAATGCAGTCGTACCTGATACCCGCACATCACGCGATTTTATTCGTGAACTTGAAAGTGGAAAGTATGACGACCTTAAGGATAAACCAATTGTCACGTATTGTACGGGGGGTATTCGCTGCGAAATTCTTTCCAGCCTGATGAAAAACCGAGGTTTTGAAGAAGTCTATCAAATCGACGGTGGTATTGTGAAATATGGCGAAGCTTATGCGGATGATGGGCTATGGGAAGGTAGTTTACGAGTATTCGACGATCGTATGAAAGTTGAATTTAGCGATCACGCAAAGACGATTGGTGTCTGTAGTCACTGTGAAGGTTCGACGAGTAATTATGAAAACTGCGCATGGGCAAACTGTAATGACCTAGTGCTTATCTGTGAGAACTGCAAGCAAAACCCTGATCTTCTTTTTCATACCGAACAGTGCCGTCAAAACGCAAAACTTGGCGCGACAGCTTCGGCTTGA
- a CDS encoding ABC transporter ATP-binding protein, which produces MQSSIIRLFWKSAWHYPIRTAIALVNPIITVTIGAFIGPYLISILLEKLQTGTLTLEASLPFIVLYALTQIYGEVIGWRITLLAAWTMEINTHRDLYARIFRHLAEQSLAFHANRFGGSLVSQTSKFTGAFEKFWDTLIFQMMPVITSIVAAIIILGFFFWQYAVFLGVMSIIFAIFVFYTSRSMAALNTREAQASTAMTGRIADIITNVMAVKSHGHEDREGNNAYDLASKWRERSRDTLMGFLKASTGYSTMIVIINTVALVAAIWASENHLVSIATVYLAITYTFTVARQLWEMNSIMRNYNRIMGDAHDMAEILTIKPSVADNGGEILAAKKGQIDFKNVTFTHDEGEGNTLFNDFSLTIRAGEKIGLVGHSGSGKTTLTRLLLRFSDLDKGMITIDGQEISKVTQASLRKNIAYVPQEPLLFHRSLRENIAYGKPDATDDEIRSAAKKAHATEFIDKLPQGLDTMVGERGVKLSGGQRQRIAIARALLKDAQILVLDEATSALDSESEKLIQASLSELMKNRTAIVIAHRLSTIQKMDRIVVLENGVIVEDGSHGELLKRKGIYAQLWAHQSGGFIDE; this is translated from the coding sequence TTGCAAAGCTCTATTATTCGTTTGTTCTGGAAAAGTGCCTGGCATTATCCTATTAGAACAGCTATTGCCCTTGTTAACCCTATTATTACCGTAACGATAGGGGCGTTTATTGGACCATATCTTATATCAATCCTTCTTGAGAAATTGCAAACAGGTACGTTGACCCTTGAGGCTAGCTTACCTTTTATAGTCCTCTATGCCCTGACGCAAATTTACGGTGAAGTTATCGGCTGGCGCATTACGCTTTTAGCCGCTTGGACCATGGAAATAAATACTCACCGTGACCTTTACGCCCGAATCTTTCGTCACCTTGCCGAACAAAGCCTTGCGTTTCATGCGAATCGGTTCGGCGGTTCGTTAGTAAGCCAAACATCCAAATTCACAGGGGCATTTGAAAAGTTCTGGGACACCCTTATATTTCAAATGATGCCGGTCATTACCAGCATTGTTGCAGCCATTATCATCCTTGGCTTCTTTTTCTGGCAATATGCGGTCTTCCTCGGAGTCATGTCGATCATTTTTGCTATATTCGTGTTTTATACTTCACGCTCCATGGCCGCTCTAAATACGCGTGAAGCGCAGGCTAGTACGGCAATGACCGGACGTATAGCAGATATAATCACCAATGTAATGGCCGTCAAATCACACGGGCACGAAGATCGAGAAGGCAACAACGCATACGACCTTGCGTCAAAATGGCGCGAACGGTCCCGCGATACGTTGATGGGCTTCTTAAAGGCCAGTACCGGATACTCGACAATGATCGTGATCATTAATACAGTTGCTCTTGTGGCAGCAATTTGGGCAAGCGAGAACCATCTTGTCTCTATCGCCACAGTCTATCTAGCAATTACGTATACCTTTACGGTTGCCCGTCAATTATGGGAAATGAATAGTATTATGCGTAACTATAATCGCATAATGGGCGACGCCCACGACATGGCAGAGATCTTAACGATTAAACCTTCAGTAGCCGATAATGGCGGTGAAATTCTAGCAGCTAAAAAAGGTCAGATTGATTTTAAGAACGTAACATTTACCCATGATGAGGGCGAGGGTAATACTCTTTTCAATGACTTCTCGCTTACAATTCGTGCAGGTGAAAAAATTGGCCTTGTTGGTCATAGCGGTTCCGGAAAAACGACGCTGACAAGACTTCTCCTCCGATTCTCTGATCTAGATAAAGGCATGATCACTATTGACGGGCAAGAGATTTCAAAAGTTACCCAAGCAAGTCTACGTAAAAATATCGCCTACGTTCCTCAAGAACCACTCCTTTTTCATCGTTCACTCCGTGAAAACATTGCGTATGGCAAACCAGATGCAACCGATGATGAAATTCGTAGCGCAGCCAAAAAAGCGCATGCTACTGAATTCATCGATAAGCTGCCTCAAGGTTTAGACACGATGGTCGGCGAACGCGGCGTTAAGCTATCAGGCGGACAACGACAACGCATCGCGATCGCCCGTGCTTTGCTTAAAGACGCTCAAATTCTCGTCCTCGACGAAGCAACCTCCGCATTAGACAGTGAGAGCGAAAAGCTTATCCAGGCAAGCCTTAGTGAGCTCATGAAAAACCGTACGGCTATCGTCATCGCTCACCGCCTTTCAACAATTCAAAAGATGGATCGAATCGTTGTTCTTGAAAACGGGGTTATCGTAGAAGACGGATCGCATGGTGAACTATTAAAACGAAAAGGTATCTACGCGCAATTGTGGGCGCATCAATCAGGAGGGTTCATCGATGAATAA